The Microbacterium sp. LWO12-1.2 genome includes a window with the following:
- a CDS encoding permease prefix domain 1-containing protein encodes MTSATLTERYISATIRSLNPAAQADVRAELEASIADAVEARLEQGEAPADAERAVLTELGDPGILAAGYADRPLHLIGPRYYLTWWRLLKVLLLTVPVCVLGVVALGQTISGAAVGEIISSSILAAGAVAIHLCFWTTLVFVVLERAGTDTGETWNVDKLPEPMENSGGRSELIAALVFLGIAAGALLWDRFRGFVVVDGEALPILDPRLWPWGIAALFALIALEAVFAIVVFVKGRWSTGLAVANTLLALAFLAWALTLLLRGELVNPDFLSHITAVGGEGFATGDAKAADEGGIFRILAVLLGFGIAAGVGWDIVDGWIKAVRARRGSSIGGAGRGIGWTP; translated from the coding sequence ATGACCAGTGCGACGCTCACCGAGCGATACATCAGCGCGACGATCCGCAGTCTGAACCCCGCGGCGCAGGCCGATGTCAGAGCCGAGCTCGAGGCCTCCATCGCGGATGCCGTCGAGGCGCGCCTCGAACAGGGAGAGGCTCCGGCCGACGCGGAGCGGGCCGTTCTCACGGAGCTGGGCGACCCCGGCATCCTGGCCGCCGGTTACGCCGACCGCCCTCTGCACCTCATCGGGCCCCGGTACTACCTGACCTGGTGGCGACTGCTCAAGGTGCTCCTGCTCACCGTGCCCGTGTGCGTGCTCGGCGTCGTCGCGCTCGGCCAGACCATCTCCGGGGCGGCGGTCGGCGAGATCATCTCCTCGTCGATCCTCGCGGCTGGTGCGGTGGCCATCCACCTGTGCTTCTGGACGACGCTCGTGTTCGTCGTTCTCGAGCGGGCAGGTACAGACACCGGCGAGACCTGGAACGTCGACAAGCTCCCCGAGCCGATGGAGAACAGTGGCGGACGCAGTGAGTTGATCGCCGCACTCGTCTTCCTCGGCATCGCGGCGGGCGCTCTGCTCTGGGACCGCTTCCGCGGCTTCGTGGTGGTCGATGGCGAAGCGCTCCCGATCCTCGATCCGCGGCTCTGGCCGTGGGGGATCGCGGCGCTGTTCGCCCTGATCGCACTGGAAGCGGTCTTCGCGATCGTCGTCTTCGTGAAGGGGCGATGGAGCACCGGGCTCGCCGTGGCGAACACCCTTCTCGCTCTGGCCTTCCTCGCGTGGGCGCTGACTCTGCTGCTGCGCGGTGAGCTCGTCAACCCCGACTTCCTCTCGCACATCACCGCCGTCGGCGGAGAGGGGTTCGCCACCGGCGACGCGAAGGCGGCGGACGAGGGCGGCATCTTCCGCATCCTCGCGGTCCTCCTGGGCTTCGGTATCGCGGCCGGGGTGGGGTGGGACATCGTCGACGGCTGGATCAAAGCGGTGCGCGCTCGTCGTGGATCCTCCATCGGCGGAGCGGGCCGAGGAATAGGCTGGACGCCGTGA
- a CDS encoding PadR family transcriptional regulator, whose product MNEVLDTHLQELRRGTIVLACLQLLRTPGYGYGLLEELERRGFATDANTLYPLLRRLEKQEYLTSEWNTDEARPRKFYRTSDAGIRLADTLTEEWRSLTTAITSLTAEEN is encoded by the coding sequence ATGAACGAAGTCCTCGACACGCACCTGCAGGAGCTGCGGCGCGGCACCATCGTGCTCGCCTGCCTGCAGCTGCTGCGCACCCCGGGCTACGGCTATGGACTGCTGGAAGAACTCGAGCGGCGCGGTTTCGCGACAGACGCGAACACGCTGTACCCGCTGCTGCGGAGACTCGAGAAGCAGGAGTACCTCACCAGTGAGTGGAACACCGACGAGGCCAGGCCGCGCAAGTTCTACCGCACCTCGGATGCCGGCATCCGTCTCGCCGACACCCTCACCGAAGAATGGCGATCGCTCACCACCGCGATCACGAGCCTCACCGCAGAGGAGAACTGA
- a CDS encoding 1,4-dihydroxy-2-naphthoyl-CoA synthase, which translates to MTTAFVSDLFDPSEWTLAPGAEDYTDITAHVSHDGGVARIAFHRPEVRNAFRPHTVDELYRALDIARQDPRIGAVLLTGNGPSAKDGGWAFCSGGDQRIRGRDGYKYSDSETTVHDSARGGRLHILEVQRLIRFMPKVVIAVVPGWAAGGGHSLHVVCDLTIASEEHGRFKQTDADVGSFDAGYGSAYMARQTGQKIAREVFFLAEEYSAQRAYEMGAVNRVVPHAELEREALKMARTVLTKSPTAIRMLKFAFNAVDDGLVGQQVFAGEATRLAYGTDEAVEGRDSFLEKRDPDWSSFPWHY; encoded by the coding sequence GTGACCACCGCATTCGTCTCCGACCTGTTCGACCCGAGCGAGTGGACTCTCGCGCCCGGCGCCGAGGACTATACCGACATCACCGCGCATGTCTCCCACGACGGCGGGGTCGCGCGCATCGCCTTCCACCGTCCTGAGGTGCGCAACGCCTTCCGTCCGCACACGGTCGACGAGCTGTATCGCGCGCTCGACATCGCGCGACAGGATCCACGTATCGGGGCGGTGCTGCTCACGGGCAACGGCCCCAGCGCGAAGGACGGCGGGTGGGCGTTCTGCTCTGGCGGCGACCAGCGTATCCGCGGTCGCGACGGCTACAAGTACTCCGACTCCGAGACGACCGTGCACGATTCGGCGCGCGGAGGCCGGCTGCACATCCTCGAGGTGCAGCGCCTGATCCGCTTCATGCCCAAGGTCGTCATCGCCGTGGTCCCCGGGTGGGCGGCCGGTGGAGGCCACTCGCTCCACGTCGTCTGCGACCTCACGATCGCGAGCGAGGAGCACGGACGCTTCAAGCAGACCGATGCCGATGTGGGCAGCTTCGATGCCGGATACGGGTCCGCCTACATGGCCCGTCAGACCGGGCAGAAGATCGCTCGCGAGGTGTTCTTCCTCGCCGAGGAGTACTCGGCGCAGCGCGCGTACGAGATGGGCGCCGTGAACCGGGTCGTGCCGCACGCGGAGCTCGAACGGGAAGCACTGAAGATGGCGCGCACCGTGCTCACGAAGTCGCCGACGGCGATCCGCATGCTCAAGTTCGCATTCAATGCGGTCGACGACGGCCTGGTCGGGCAGCAGGTGTTCGCGGGTGAGGCGACGCGGCTCGCCTACGGCACCGATGAAGCGGTCGAGGGGCGCGACTCGTTCCTCGAGAAGCGCGACCCCGACTGGTCGTCCTTCCCCTGGCACTACTGA
- a CDS encoding GNAT family N-acetyltransferase: MTIDISRIDPFDTESVDAWWEAYAAAERADRGADTPVWTREESRSELQQESAVIERRAYLLHDGDALAGSASLALPLKDNTHIAHLAISVPPEHRRHGVGSAALAFLEAEALASARTTAQATTSWPYELGPDGTGSAGREFARRHGYALALGDVQNRLELPVEPAVLDTLEADITTAIRGYTIRSWVGPVPDDVIEGWTVLDASIDTEAPSGDLDIEPMKPDVDSIREQEELLIRQNRTSFGTIALTAQGEAAAYTQVVVSGDDGNAYQWGTLVRGADRGHRLGTAVKLANLRMLQHEAPQARAVYTYNAESNAHMLAVNTLLGFRPSERMGELQKRLG; encoded by the coding sequence ATGACGATCGACATCAGCCGGATCGACCCGTTCGACACGGAGAGCGTTGATGCCTGGTGGGAGGCGTACGCCGCCGCCGAGCGCGCGGACCGCGGCGCGGATACCCCGGTGTGGACGCGCGAGGAGAGTCGCAGCGAGCTGCAACAGGAATCCGCCGTCATCGAGCGGAGGGCCTATCTGCTGCACGATGGCGATGCACTCGCCGGCTCCGCCAGCCTCGCGCTGCCCCTCAAGGACAACACTCACATCGCGCACCTCGCCATCAGCGTGCCCCCGGAGCACCGACGCCACGGGGTCGGATCAGCGGCACTCGCGTTCCTCGAAGCGGAGGCGTTGGCATCCGCCCGCACCACCGCGCAGGCAACGACATCGTGGCCCTACGAGCTCGGCCCCGACGGCACCGGCTCCGCCGGACGCGAGTTCGCCCGCCGCCACGGCTACGCCCTGGCACTCGGCGACGTGCAGAACCGCCTCGAACTGCCGGTGGAGCCTGCCGTGCTCGACACGCTCGAGGCCGATATCACCACCGCGATCAGGGGCTACACGATCCGCAGCTGGGTCGGCCCCGTCCCGGATGACGTGATCGAGGGGTGGACGGTGCTGGACGCGTCGATCGACACCGAAGCCCCCAGCGGCGACCTCGACATCGAACCCATGAAGCCCGACGTCGACAGCATCCGCGAGCAGGAGGAGCTCCTGATCCGCCAGAACCGCACCTCGTTCGGCACCATCGCGCTGACCGCTCAGGGCGAGGCCGCCGCGTACACGCAGGTGGTGGTGTCGGGCGATGACGGCAACGCCTACCAGTGGGGCACGCTCGTGCGCGGCGCCGATCGTGGGCACCGGCTCGGAACGGCCGTGAAGCTCGCAAACCTGCGGATGCTGCAGCACGAGGCTCCGCAGGCACGCGCCGTCTACACGTACAACGCCGAGTCGAATGCGCACATGCTCGCCGTGAACACGCTCCTCGGATTCCGCCCCAGCGAGCGGATGGGCGAACTTCAGAAGCGTCTCGGCTGA
- a CDS encoding o-succinylbenzoate synthase: MIPPLADLIDSARVVALPMHSRFRGVDTREALLFEGPQGWAEFSPFTEYEDAEAATWLAAAIDFAWNVQPEPLRDRIGVNATVPAIDATRVPELLARFAGCRTAKVKVAEPSQLLADDVARIRAVREVMGPEGRIRIDANGAWNVDEAERAVHALNEFDLEYVEQPCATVPELAELRQRVKYLGIPVAADESVRKSSDPLAVARAGAADLLVIKAQPLGGVTHALQIVTAAGLPVVVSSALDTAIGLSQGAALAAALPKLEFDCGLGTSSLFLDDVADLRPMDGSIPVGRLTPDPAALTRLAAFDERREWWTARLARCHYELSAAH; this comes from the coding sequence ATGATCCCGCCGCTCGCAGACCTGATCGACTCGGCCAGGGTCGTCGCCCTCCCGATGCACAGCCGCTTCCGCGGCGTGGACACCCGAGAGGCGCTGCTCTTCGAAGGCCCCCAGGGGTGGGCGGAGTTCTCCCCGTTCACGGAGTACGAAGACGCGGAGGCTGCGACCTGGCTCGCCGCGGCGATCGACTTCGCCTGGAACGTCCAGCCCGAGCCGCTGCGCGACCGCATCGGCGTGAACGCGACGGTGCCGGCGATCGATGCCACCCGCGTGCCCGAGCTGCTGGCGCGTTTCGCCGGATGCCGCACGGCGAAGGTCAAGGTCGCCGAGCCCAGCCAGTTGCTCGCCGACGATGTGGCACGGATCCGTGCGGTGCGCGAGGTCATGGGGCCGGAGGGACGGATCCGCATCGACGCGAACGGAGCGTGGAACGTCGATGAGGCCGAGCGTGCCGTGCACGCGCTGAACGAGTTCGACCTGGAGTACGTCGAGCAGCCGTGCGCGACGGTGCCCGAGCTCGCCGAACTCCGTCAGCGCGTGAAGTACCTCGGCATCCCGGTCGCCGCGGACGAGAGCGTGCGCAAGTCGTCCGACCCCCTGGCCGTCGCCCGCGCCGGAGCCGCCGACCTGCTCGTGATCAAGGCACAGCCTCTCGGCGGCGTGACCCACGCGCTGCAGATCGTGACCGCCGCCGGCCTTCCCGTCGTCGTCTCGAGCGCCCTCGACACGGCGATCGGACTCTCGCAGGGAGCCGCCCTGGCTGCCGCTCTGCCGAAGCTGGAGTTCGACTGCGGACTGGGCACGTCGTCACTGTTCCTCGACGACGTCGCCGACCTCCGCCCGATGGACGGTTCGATCCCGGTCGGACGGCTGACACCTGACCCCGCCGCGCTCACCCGTCTCGCCGCCTTCGACGAGCGCCGGGAATGGTGGACGGCACGGCTCGCCCGCTGCCACTACGAGCTCTCCGCCGCCCACTGA
- a CDS encoding AMP-binding protein encodes MIPLIPTDAENPAQLRDELRRALDGGPALGFGMLDGTPAQVEEGTAAVIATSGSSGIPKRVVLSAEALRASAEATAGRIGSGRWLLALPAGYVAGLQVLVRSVLAGTQPVSLDGRFSPLAFAEASLSMLRPEPGAAGDIPGLYTSLVPAQVATLLDAADDTAVRAALQAYQAILVGGQALPQPLRERAEDLGVRLVRTYGSTETSGGCVYDGVPLDTVAVRVVEGEIRLAGPMLADGYLDDHALTARTFVRDEHGIRWYRTGDLGMVEGGVVRVHGRADNVIVSGGINISLDRVEQVVRQVPGLHQAVVVGVDDEHWGEASVIVAARGAALRRSESEQLVQARDAVAEALGKHARPARLILVDELAVLASGKPDREAIRRAVAELR; translated from the coding sequence ATGATCCCCCTGATCCCCACGGATGCCGAGAACCCGGCACAGCTGCGGGATGAACTGCGGCGTGCTCTCGACGGCGGCCCAGCCCTGGGGTTCGGGATGCTCGACGGCACGCCGGCCCAGGTCGAGGAGGGAACCGCGGCCGTGATCGCGACCTCCGGGTCGAGCGGGATCCCGAAACGGGTGGTGCTCAGCGCCGAAGCCCTGCGTGCGAGCGCCGAGGCCACGGCCGGACGCATCGGGAGCGGTCGCTGGCTGCTCGCGCTTCCGGCCGGGTATGTGGCAGGGCTCCAGGTGCTGGTGCGCTCGGTGCTCGCGGGGACGCAGCCGGTGTCGTTGGACGGTCGTTTCTCGCCGCTGGCGTTCGCCGAGGCGTCGCTGTCGATGCTGCGCCCGGAGCCCGGCGCGGCAGGCGACATCCCCGGTCTGTACACCTCGCTCGTGCCGGCGCAGGTGGCGACCCTGCTCGACGCCGCGGATGACACGGCGGTGCGGGCCGCGCTCCAGGCCTATCAGGCGATCCTCGTCGGCGGACAGGCGCTGCCCCAGCCGCTGCGCGAGCGTGCGGAGGACCTCGGGGTGCGACTCGTGCGCACGTACGGTTCGACAGAGACGAGCGGCGGATGCGTGTACGACGGGGTCCCGCTCGACACCGTGGCCGTGCGGGTCGTGGAGGGTGAGATCCGCCTGGCCGGGCCGATGCTCGCAGACGGCTACCTCGACGACCATGCATTGACCGCGCGAACGTTCGTACGCGACGAGCACGGCATCCGCTGGTACCGCACGGGTGACCTCGGCATGGTCGAGGGCGGCGTCGTGCGGGTGCACGGTCGCGCTGACAACGTGATTGTGTCCGGCGGCATCAACATCTCCCTCGACCGCGTCGAACAGGTCGTGCGGCAGGTGCCTGGGCTCCACCAGGCGGTCGTGGTGGGAGTCGATGACGAGCACTGGGGCGAGGCGTCTGTCATCGTCGCCGCCCGCGGAGCGGCGCTCCGGCGCAGCGAGTCGGAGCAGCTGGTGCAGGCGCGTGACGCCGTCGCTGAGGCGCTGGGAAAGCACGCCAGGCCCGCGCGACTGATACTGGTCGACGAACTCGCGGTGCTGGCCTCGGGGAAGCCGGACCGCGAGGCGATCCGACGTGCGGTCGCCGAGCTGCGCTGA
- a CDS encoding class I SAM-dependent methyltransferase, producing the protein MASYTHGHHESVLRSHSIRNIANSAEYLRPHLQPATRLLDVGAGPGSITMDFAGIVSHVTATEIDEAALSLSRGLAESKGVENIAFSVEDVHSLSFADDSFDVVHTHQVLQHVGDPVQALREMRRVTVPGGIVAARDADYAGFHWFPIVPELDRWLALYRAAARANGGEPDAGRRLLSWARAAGFEDITPSASTWCYATPEERAWWGGMWADRILESALARQLVDSDMATTADLHEISDAWKRWADDGDGWYLVPHGEILCRV; encoded by the coding sequence ATGGCCTCCTACACGCATGGACATCATGAGTCCGTCCTCCGCTCGCACAGCATCCGCAACATCGCGAACTCGGCGGAGTACCTCCGCCCGCACCTGCAGCCCGCCACGCGGCTGCTCGACGTCGGCGCAGGACCCGGATCGATCACGATGGACTTCGCGGGGATCGTCTCCCATGTCACCGCGACCGAGATCGATGAGGCCGCCCTCTCGCTGTCGCGCGGTCTGGCGGAGAGTAAAGGCGTCGAGAACATCGCCTTCTCGGTCGAGGACGTGCACTCCCTGAGCTTCGCGGATGACAGCTTCGATGTCGTGCACACTCACCAGGTGTTGCAGCACGTCGGCGACCCCGTCCAGGCGCTCCGCGAGATGCGCCGCGTCACGGTGCCCGGCGGGATCGTGGCTGCGCGCGACGCGGACTACGCGGGCTTCCACTGGTTCCCGATTGTGCCGGAGCTCGACCGCTGGCTGGCGCTGTACCGGGCGGCGGCACGCGCGAACGGCGGTGAGCCGGACGCGGGCCGACGGTTGCTGTCCTGGGCGCGGGCCGCGGGCTTCGAGGACATCACCCCCTCTGCCTCCACCTGGTGCTACGCGACACCGGAGGAGCGCGCGTGGTGGGGTGGGATGTGGGCCGACCGCATCCTCGAGTCCGCCCTCGCCCGACAGCTCGTCGACAGCGACATGGCGACCACGGCTGATCTGCACGAGATCAGCGACGCCTGGAAGCGCTGGGCCGATGACGGCGATGGGTGGTACCTCGTGCCGCACGGCGAGATCCTCTGCCGCGTCTGA
- a CDS encoding sensor histidine kinase, which yields MFRPISRTWLIVDIVGAVLGFAVTTPLTLFFSASQLSAWSGSTPLAVTASVAVSAVVWGAAAIARLSPALALCVAWFGAVIQMGMGLPPAMFDMGILVVLFATAAWGSRRLLWIGGVSALGGGVIGGLYFGVVWSGELLTDAASALRAALIAALLASVFVLAMVMSWGAGLLWRVVLSGRETQVARAQAEMLAAEEQERVRIARDMHDIVAHSLAVVIAQADGARYAAAAQPEIAAEALGTIAQTARGALSDVRMLLTQLRHRQGDGPQPTLADLETLFAQVRQAGVEPRITVDPMPPGEPPGAIQLAVYRILQEALTNAIRHGDGAVEVHLAWLPDRVDLQVRNVIGDEAASASGGHGVIGMRERAQLVGGSLQAERHGEQFVVAASLPIGGSVDG from the coding sequence GTGTTCCGCCCGATCTCCCGCACCTGGCTCATCGTCGACATCGTCGGCGCTGTGCTCGGCTTCGCCGTCACCACCCCGCTGACCCTCTTCTTCTCGGCCAGTCAGCTGAGCGCATGGAGCGGCTCGACGCCGTTGGCGGTGACCGCGTCGGTGGCGGTGAGCGCTGTCGTGTGGGGTGCCGCCGCTATCGCGCGGCTGTCGCCCGCGCTGGCGCTCTGCGTGGCGTGGTTCGGCGCCGTGATCCAGATGGGCATGGGCCTTCCTCCCGCCATGTTCGACATGGGCATTCTTGTGGTGCTCTTCGCGACCGCGGCCTGGGGGAGCAGGCGGCTGCTGTGGATCGGCGGCGTGTCCGCTCTCGGCGGCGGCGTGATCGGCGGGCTGTACTTCGGAGTGGTCTGGTCGGGGGAGCTGCTGACGGACGCCGCGAGTGCCCTGAGGGCTGCGCTCATCGCGGCGCTGCTGGCCTCGGTGTTCGTGCTCGCGATGGTCATGTCGTGGGGCGCGGGTCTGCTGTGGCGCGTGGTCCTGAGCGGTCGCGAGACCCAGGTGGCGCGTGCACAGGCCGAGATGCTGGCCGCCGAAGAACAGGAGCGCGTGCGGATCGCCCGCGATATGCACGACATCGTCGCGCACTCACTCGCCGTCGTGATCGCTCAGGCTGACGGCGCGCGCTACGCCGCCGCGGCACAACCGGAGATCGCAGCGGAAGCACTCGGAACGATCGCCCAGACCGCGCGCGGGGCGCTCTCGGACGTGCGGATGCTGCTCACGCAGCTGCGTCATCGGCAGGGTGACGGACCGCAGCCGACCCTCGCCGATCTCGAGACGTTGTTCGCCCAGGTGCGGCAGGCAGGGGTGGAGCCGCGCATCACCGTGGATCCGATGCCGCCGGGGGAGCCGCCTGGCGCGATCCAGCTCGCCGTCTACCGCATCCTCCAGGAGGCGCTCACGAACGCCATCCGACACGGCGACGGTGCGGTCGAGGTGCACTTGGCATGGCTGCCGGATCGTGTGGACCTGCAGGTGCGGAACGTCATCGGTGACGAGGCTGCGTCGGCGTCGGGCGGGCACGGCGTGATCGGTATGCGCGAGCGCGCACAGCTGGTGGGCGGTAGCCTGCAGGCGGAGC